The following coding sequences lie in one Pseudomonas sp. B33.4 genomic window:
- a CDS encoding helix-turn-helix domain-containing protein, which yields MSYRTIDWVFNLQLPAQDKLILVYIAKCENEQEPCNASVKLLAAKCGVSARTVQRTLKKLCEAGLVSSTQRFRADGSQTVTSTLLTLSGLSQLCHPP from the coding sequence ATGAGTTACAGGACTATAGACTGGGTTTTTAACCTGCAGCTACCTGCGCAAGACAAGCTCATTCTCGTTTATATCGCTAAATGCGAAAACGAACAGGAGCCCTGTAATGCCAGCGTAAAACTATTAGCTGCTAAATGCGGCGTTTCGGCCCGAACAGTACAAAGGACTTTGAAGAAGCTTTGTGAAGCCGGACTTGTCTCCTCTACCCAACGGTTTAGAGCTGACGGCTCACAAACAGTAACTTCTACACTATTAACGTTGAGCGGGTTGTCACAGCTATGTCACCCCCCATGA
- a CDS encoding bifunctional diguanylate cyclase/phosphodiesterase translates to MPRLASVLFLLSLMIWTATADALTLTDEERSWLAAHPDLRLGVDASWPPFEFRDDQSRYQGLAADYIDVIRQRLAIKLTPIEPVSWTVVLEQVKSGKIDLLPGIMSTPERQTYLSFTRPYLDFPIVILAHIGGAQPRKLDDLYGLKIAVVENYAPHELLRTHHPDLNLVAMPNVSSALQALATDEVDAVVGDLASSVWSLRQLKLDGLYVSGETPYRYQLAMAVPRDNKVLVGILDKVLADMSPDEISSIQEHWVGNVLDHRTFWSDLLVYGLPGLLLLVTILAVVIRINRRLSSEIARRIDLEQELRSSEYHYRGLVESLSAIAWEARMSDFTYSYVSPHAEDLLGYPQSHWLIPGFWHNIIHPADLTRTQSYCKEALREGRDHIVDYRVITADGRCLWVRDIVSLIEHGHEPVMRGLMIDISEIKRTEEALRLSEQKFASVFQQCPDILVIARLSDGCLLEVNEAFEEQIGLKAEEVLGQTATDLNIWGIPGVGPGLLQRLQAGSIRNLEMPFRRNNGQLFTGLISAEPFDLDTTPALVVVVRDITQLKETQQQLQTSEEKFAKAFHASPDGLLLSRQSDGLLLEVNEGFSRITGFNSAMSVDRSALDLGIWVNLNERKQMLDLLHRDGFVRDFTCHIRRSDGQIRLCEVSSRPLPIGEEDCMLTIARDITERHLMQEKLQQAATVFESTAEGVLITDTQQHISAVNRAFTEITGYSESEALGHTPRLLASGLHDSAFYAAMWHQLTDEGHWQGEISNRRKNGELYPSWLTISAVRNRDKFITHFVAVFADISSLKHAQAKLDYQAHHDPLTGLPNRTLFENRLLMALNSQQENGGQGAVLFLDLDRFKHINDSLGHPVGDLLLKGIAVRLKEQLRDIDTVARLGGDEFIILLPGLQQASDADNIATKLLNCFGAPFQAGEHEFFISASIGTSLYPRDGCDVATLVKNADAAMYRSKAKGRNRVESYTRDLTAQASERIALEHELRRAIERDELFLYYQPKISLDDHRLVGAEALIRWRHPTFGDVPPEHFIPLAEENGMILQIGDWVLETACRQMFEWNQVYDSLGPLSVNLAGAQLRQPNLLGRIEQLLKDNRLQPDLLQLEITENFIMSQAEEALAVLHQLKHLGVQLAIDDFGTGYSSLSYLKRLPLDILKIDQSFVRGLPDDPHDAAIVRAIIALGRSMQFTVIAEGVETQAQQQFLAAEGCEQIQGYIVSLPLPPEEFAATFLRVTVSDYSDSTAEKPSL, encoded by the coding sequence ATGCCCAGATTGGCGTCCGTGCTTTTTTTGCTGTCATTGATGATCTGGACCGCAACGGCTGACGCGCTGACTCTGACCGATGAAGAACGTAGCTGGCTGGCGGCTCACCCGGACTTGCGCCTGGGTGTCGATGCATCGTGGCCGCCCTTTGAGTTTCGCGACGATCAGAGCCGCTATCAGGGCCTGGCTGCCGACTATATCGACGTGATCCGCCAACGTCTGGCGATCAAATTGACGCCCATCGAACCGGTGAGCTGGACGGTGGTGCTGGAACAAGTGAAGTCGGGCAAGATCGACCTTCTACCCGGCATCATGTCCACCCCTGAACGCCAGACCTATCTGTCGTTCACCCGCCCTTATCTCGACTTCCCGATCGTCATCCTCGCCCACATCGGCGGCGCACAACCGCGCAAACTCGACGACCTGTACGGCTTGAAGATCGCCGTGGTGGAAAACTACGCGCCCCACGAACTCCTGCGCACCCATCACCCTGATCTGAATCTGGTGGCCATGCCCAATGTCAGTTCGGCATTGCAAGCGTTGGCGACCGACGAAGTGGACGCCGTTGTCGGCGATCTCGCTTCCAGTGTCTGGAGTCTGCGTCAGCTCAAGCTCGACGGTTTGTACGTCAGCGGCGAAACCCCGTATCGCTACCAACTGGCAATGGCCGTGCCCCGTGACAACAAGGTACTGGTGGGGATTCTCGACAAAGTACTGGCCGACATGAGCCCGGATGAAATCAGCAGCATTCAGGAGCATTGGGTCGGCAACGTGCTTGATCACCGGACATTCTGGTCGGATCTGCTGGTCTACGGCTTGCCGGGGCTGTTGCTGCTGGTAACGATTCTGGCAGTAGTGATCCGCATCAACCGCCGCCTGAGTTCGGAAATCGCCCGACGCATCGACCTCGAACAGGAACTGCGCAGCAGCGAATACCACTATCGCGGCCTGGTCGAGAGCCTGTCGGCCATTGCCTGGGAAGCGCGGATGAGCGACTTCACCTACAGCTATGTGTCGCCCCACGCCGAAGACTTGCTCGGCTACCCACAATCCCATTGGCTGATCCCCGGTTTCTGGCACAACATCATTCATCCGGCCGACCTGACTCGCACGCAAAGTTACTGCAAAGAAGCCCTGCGTGAGGGGCGCGATCACATCGTCGATTACCGCGTGATCACCGCTGATGGCCGCTGCCTGTGGGTACGCGACATCGTCAGCCTGATCGAACATGGCCACGAGCCGGTGATGCGTGGCTTGATGATCGACATCAGCGAAATCAAGCGCACTGAAGAGGCGCTGCGGCTTTCGGAGCAGAAATTCGCCTCGGTCTTCCAGCAATGCCCGGACATTCTGGTGATTGCACGGCTGTCGGATGGCTGCCTGCTGGAGGTCAACGAAGCGTTTGAAGAACAGATCGGGCTGAAAGCCGAGGAAGTGCTGGGGCAAACGGCGACCGACCTCAATATCTGGGGCATTCCCGGCGTCGGTCCGGGGCTGCTGCAGCGTTTGCAGGCGGGCAGTATTCGCAATCTGGAGATGCCGTTTCGCCGCAACAACGGCCAGCTGTTTACCGGCCTGATTTCCGCCGAGCCGTTTGACCTCGACACGACCCCTGCGCTTGTCGTCGTGGTACGTGACATCACCCAGCTCAAGGAAACCCAACAACAACTGCAAACCTCCGAAGAGAAGTTCGCCAAAGCCTTCCATGCCTCGCCGGACGGTTTGTTGTTGTCGCGCCAGAGCGATGGCCTGCTACTGGAGGTCAACGAAGGTTTCAGCCGCATTACCGGGTTCAACAGCGCCATGTCGGTGGACCGCTCGGCGCTGGACCTGGGGATCTGGGTCAATCTCAATGAACGCAAACAGATGCTCGATCTGTTGCATCGCGACGGCTTCGTCCGTGACTTCACCTGCCACATCCGTCGCAGTGACGGGCAGATTCGTCTCTGCGAGGTCTCCAGCCGTCCGCTGCCGATCGGTGAAGAAGACTGCATGCTGACTATCGCCCGGGACATCACCGAACGTCACCTGATGCAGGAAAAACTGCAACAGGCCGCCACCGTGTTCGAAAGCACCGCTGAAGGCGTGTTGATCACTGACACCCAACAGCACATCAGCGCGGTCAACCGCGCCTTTACCGAGATTACCGGTTACAGCGAAAGCGAAGCGCTCGGGCATACACCGCGCTTGCTCGCCTCCGGCCTGCATGACAGCGCGTTCTACGCGGCAATGTGGCACCAGTTGACCGACGAAGGTCACTGGCAGGGCGAGATCTCCAACCGGCGCAAGAACGGCGAGTTGTACCCGAGCTGGCTGACCATCAGCGCGGTACGCAATCGCGACAAGTTCATTACCCACTTTGTCGCGGTGTTTGCTGACATCTCCAGCCTCAAGCATGCCCAAGCCAAACTCGACTATCAGGCGCACCACGACCCGCTTACCGGCCTGCCGAACCGCACACTGTTCGAAAACCGCTTGTTGATGGCACTGAACAGTCAGCAGGAAAACGGCGGCCAGGGCGCCGTGTTGTTTCTCGATCTCGACCGTTTCAAACACATCAACGACAGTCTCGGCCATCCGGTCGGCGACCTGCTGCTCAAGGGCATCGCCGTGCGCCTGAAAGAGCAACTGCGAGACATCGATACCGTGGCGCGTCTGGGCGGCGACGAATTCATCATTCTGCTACCCGGTCTGCAACAGGCCAGCGACGCCGACAACATCGCTACCAAACTGCTCAACTGCTTCGGTGCGCCATTCCAGGCTGGCGAGCATGAGTTCTTCATCAGCGCCAGCATCGGTACCAGCCTCTATCCACGAGATGGTTGCGACGTCGCCACACTGGTGAAAAACGCCGACGCGGCGATGTACCGCTCCAAGGCCAAGGGCCGCAACCGCGTCGAGAGCTACACCCGCGACCTCACCGCCCAGGCCAGTGAACGCATCGCGCTGGAACACGAACTGCGTCGGGCCATCGAGCGTGACGAACTATTCCTCTATTACCAGCCGAAAATCAGCCTCGACGACCATCGCCTGGTCGGTGCAGAGGCGCTGATTCGCTGGCGTCATCCGACTTTCGGCGACGTACCGCCAGAGCACTTCATTCCGCTGGCCGAAGAGAACGGCATGATCCTGCAGATCGGTGACTGGGTGCTCGAGACCGCGTGCCGGCAGATGTTCGAATGGAATCAGGTCTACGACAGCCTCGGCCCACTCTCGGTAAACCTCGCCGGTGCGCAACTGCGTCAGCCGAATCTGCTCGGACGCATCGAACAACTGCTCAAGGACAACCGCCTACAGCCGGATTTACTGCAACTGGAAATTACCGAGAATTTCATCATGAGTCAGGCCGAAGAGGCGCTGGCGGTGTTGCACCAGCTCAAACACCTCGGTGTACAACTGGCGATCGATGACTTCGGCACCGGATATTCTTCGCTCAGTTACCTCAAACGACTGCCCTTGGACATCCTCAAAATCGACCAGTCATTCGTTCGCGGACTGCCCGACGACCCCCACGACGCGGCCATTGTCCGGGCCATCATCGCGCTGGGCCGGAGCATGCAATTCACCGTCATCGCCGAAGGCGTGGAAACCCAGGCGCAACAACAATTCCTCGCCGCTGAAGGTTGCGAGCAGATCCAGGGCTACATCGTCAGCTTGCCGCTACCGCCAGAAGAATTCGCCGCGACGTTTCTTCGTGTAACCGTATCGGATTATTCGGATAGCACAGCCGAGAAACCGTCGCTATAA
- the plsY gene encoding glycerol-3-phosphate 1-O-acyltransferase PlsY, with product MFWLLATLAYLLGSLSFAILLSRLTGNPDPRMSGSGNAGATNMLRLAGRKLAILTLLGDLCKGLVPVLIASAAGLSLQDQAWIGVCAVIGHLFPLYFRFRGGKGVATAAGMLLGLYPPAALLAVCAWLLTFYLTRTSSLAALIATPLTLPLLAWQEPEALLPMSALTLLIVWRHRGNLRDLFAGRERHF from the coding sequence ATGTTTTGGTTACTGGCGACTCTCGCCTACCTGCTCGGCTCGCTGTCCTTCGCCATTTTGCTCAGCCGCCTGACCGGAAATCCGGACCCGCGAATGAGTGGCTCGGGCAATGCCGGCGCCACCAACATGCTGCGCCTGGCCGGTCGCAAACTGGCGATCCTGACCCTGCTCGGTGATCTGTGCAAAGGCCTGGTGCCGGTGCTGATCGCCTCGGCAGCGGGCCTTTCGCTGCAGGATCAGGCGTGGATTGGCGTATGCGCCGTGATCGGTCACCTGTTCCCGCTGTATTTCCGCTTTCGCGGCGGCAAGGGTGTCGCCACCGCTGCCGGCATGCTGCTGGGCCTGTATCCGCCTGCAGCACTGCTGGCAGTATGCGCCTGGCTGCTGACGTTTTACCTGACCCGCACCAGCTCGCTGGCGGCACTGATCGCCACGCCGCTGACCCTGCCGTTGCTGGCCTGGCAGGAACCGGAAGCGCTGTTGCCGATGAGTGCGCTGACACTGCTTATCGTCTGGCGCCACCGCGGCAATCTACGCGACCTGTTTGCCGGGCGCGAACGGCATTTTTAA
- the folB gene encoding dihydroneopterin aldolase, translated as MDRVFIEGLEVDTVIGAYDWERGIRQCLRLDLSFAWDNRPAAAGDDLTLALDYASVSTRIQAFAEQAQFQLVETFAERLVEVLMSEFKITWVRLKLTKPGAVPAAKGGVGVEIERGCR; from the coding sequence TTGGACAGAGTGTTTATCGAGGGCCTGGAAGTCGACACCGTGATCGGTGCCTACGACTGGGAGCGCGGCATCCGACAGTGCCTGCGACTTGATCTTAGCTTCGCCTGGGACAATCGCCCGGCCGCTGCCGGTGACGACCTGACCCTGGCGCTCGACTATGCCAGCGTATCCACGCGAATCCAGGCCTTTGCCGAGCAGGCGCAGTTTCAGCTGGTCGAGACGTTCGCCGAGCGTCTGGTCGAAGTCCTGATGAGCGAATTCAAGATCACTTGGGTTCGGCTAAAGCTGACCAAGCCTGGTGCGGTGCCAGCGGCCAAGGGCGGCGTGGGTGTGGAGATTGAGCGCGGATGTCGCTGA
- the dnaG gene encoding DNA primase: MAGLIPQSFIDDLLNRTDIVDVVSSRVQLKKAGKNYTACCPFHKEKTPSFSVSPDKQFYYCFGCGAGGNALGFLMDHDNLDFPQAVEDLAKAAGMEIPREESGRPHKPRQPTDSPLYPLLTAAADYYRQALKSHPSRKAAVDYLKGRGLTGEIARDFGLGFAPPGWDNLFKHLSSDTLQQKAMIDAGLLIENAETGKRYDRFRDRVMFPIRDTRGRIIAFGGRVLGDDKPKYLNSPETPVFHKGQELYGLYEARKNNRNLDEIIVVEGYMDVIALAQQGLKNAVATLGTATSEEHLKRLFRVVPNVLFCFDGDQAGRNAAWRALEATLSSLQDGRRARFLFLPEGEDPDTLVRAEGTDAFKARINQHAQPLADYFFQQLTEEADPRSLEGKAHMATLAAPLIDKVPGANLRILMRQRLTEITGLSSETVSQLAQSAPQEAPPAYDPGIDYDAMPDYSDYHQPQAQDMYVPQQEWTPKKPGAGGKKWDKKPWDKNGKRGGDRDQQRPRTPIGVESPTLTALRTLLHHPQLAERVEDAGHIADENQTNAQLLVALLEAVQKNPKLNSFQLIARWHGTEQGRLLKALAEKEWLIDGDNLEQQFFDTITSLSARQRERNLEQLLRKARQSELSIEEKNQLRDLLSRNVSASNPTSTGA, encoded by the coding sequence ATGGCCGGGCTGATACCCCAGAGCTTCATTGACGACCTGCTGAACCGCACCGACATCGTCGACGTGGTCAGCTCGCGCGTGCAATTGAAGAAGGCCGGCAAGAACTACACCGCCTGCTGCCCGTTCCACAAAGAGAAAACCCCGTCCTTCAGCGTCAGCCCCGACAAGCAGTTCTACTACTGCTTCGGCTGCGGCGCGGGCGGCAATGCCCTCGGCTTTCTCATGGATCACGACAACCTGGATTTTCCTCAGGCTGTCGAAGATCTGGCCAAAGCCGCCGGCATGGAAATCCCTCGCGAAGAAAGTGGCCGCCCACACAAGCCGCGCCAGCCGACCGATTCGCCGCTGTATCCGCTGCTCACCGCTGCCGCCGACTATTATCGGCAAGCACTCAAGAGCCATCCATCGCGCAAAGCGGCAGTGGATTACCTCAAAGGTCGCGGCCTGACTGGCGAGATCGCCCGGGATTTCGGCCTCGGCTTTGCTCCGCCGGGCTGGGACAACCTGTTCAAGCATTTGAGCAGCGACACTTTGCAGCAGAAGGCCATGATCGACGCCGGCCTGCTGATCGAAAACGCCGAAACCGGCAAACGCTATGACCGCTTTCGCGATCGCGTGATGTTCCCGATCCGCGACACACGAGGGCGCATCATCGCTTTCGGCGGCCGCGTCCTCGGCGACGACAAGCCGAAATACCTGAACTCACCGGAAACCCCGGTATTCCATAAAGGCCAAGAGCTCTACGGCCTTTATGAAGCGCGCAAGAACAACCGCAACCTCGACGAAATCATCGTCGTCGAGGGCTACATGGACGTCATCGCCCTCGCCCAGCAAGGCCTGAAGAATGCCGTCGCAACGCTGGGCACCGCGACCAGCGAAGAACACTTGAAGCGACTGTTCCGTGTGGTACCGAACGTATTGTTCTGTTTCGACGGCGACCAGGCCGGCCGCAACGCCGCCTGGCGCGCACTGGAAGCAACGCTGTCGAGCCTGCAGGACGGACGTCGCGCACGCTTTCTGTTTCTGCCCGAAGGCGAAGACCCGGACACCTTGGTTCGTGCCGAAGGCACTGACGCATTCAAGGCCCGGATCAATCAGCACGCTCAGCCACTGGCCGATTATTTCTTCCAGCAACTGACCGAAGAAGCCGACCCGCGCTCGCTTGAGGGCAAGGCGCACATGGCCACCCTCGCCGCACCGTTGATCGACAAGGTGCCGGGCGCGAATCTGCGCATTCTGATGCGTCAGCGCCTGACCGAAATTACCGGTCTGAGCAGCGAGACCGTCAGTCAGCTCGCACAAAGCGCGCCGCAGGAAGCACCGCCCGCCTACGATCCGGGCATCGATTACGACGCAATGCCGGATTACAGCGACTACCATCAGCCGCAGGCACAGGACATGTATGTGCCGCAGCAGGAGTGGACGCCGAAGAAACCCGGTGCTGGCGGCAAAAAATGGGACAAGAAGCCCTGGGACAAGAACGGCAAGCGTGGCGGTGATCGCGATCAGCAACGCCCGCGCACACCAATTGGCGTCGAGTCGCCGACCCTGACCGCCCTGCGCACATTGCTCCATCACCCGCAATTGGCCGAGCGCGTCGAAGATGCCGGACACATTGCGGACGAGAATCAGACCAACGCCCAGTTACTTGTGGCGCTGCTCGAAGCGGTACAGAAGAATCCCAAGCTAAACTCATTTCAGTTGATCGCGCGATGGCACGGCACTGAACAGGGTCGCCTGCTCAAGGCACTGGCAGAAAAGGAATGGCTGATTGACGGAGATAACCTTGAACAACAGTTTTTCGACACCATTACTAGCTTGTCAGCCCGCCAACGCGAGCGAAATCTGGAACAGTTGCTCAGGAAAGCGCGTCAAAGCGAACTGAGCATTGAAGAGAAAAACCAACTGCGCGACCTACTAAGTCGCAATGTTTCCGCATCAAACCCGACCTCAACTGGCGCGTGA
- the rpoD gene encoding RNA polymerase sigma factor RpoD, whose amino-acid sequence MSGKAQQQSRIIELIKLGREQKYLTYAEVNDHLPEDISDPEQVEDIIRMINDMGIPVHESAPDADALMLADADTDEAAAEEAAAALAAVETDIGRTTDPVRMYMREMGTVELLTREGEIEIAKRIEEGIREVMSAIAHFPGTVDHILSEYTRVTTEGGRLSDVLSGYIDPDDGIAPPAEVPPPVEAKVAKADDETDDDEAESSDDEEEAESGPDPVIAAQRFGAVADQMEITRKALKKHGRNNKAAIAELLALAELFMPIKLVPKQFEGLVERVRGALDRLRQQERAIMQLCVRDARMPRADFLRQFPSNEVDESWSDALAKGKSKYAEAIGRVQPDIIRCQQKLIALETETGLTIAEIKDINRRMSIGEAKARRAKKEMVEANLRLVISIAKKYTNRGLQFLDLIQEGNIGLMKAVDKFEYRRGYKFSTYATWWIRQAITRSIADQARTIRIPVHMIETINKLNRISRQMLQEMGREPTPEELGERMEMPEDKIRKVLKIAKEPISMETPIGDDEDSHLGDFIEDSTMQSPIDVATVESLKEATREVLSGLTAREAKVLRMRFGIDMNTDHTLEEVGKQFDVTRERIRQIEAKALRKLRHPTRSEHLRSFLDE is encoded by the coding sequence ATGTCCGGAAAAGCGCAACAGCAGTCTCGTATTATTGAGTTGATCAAACTGGGTCGTGAGCAGAAGTATCTGACTTACGCCGAGGTCAACGACCACCTGCCCGAGGATATTTCAGATCCTGAGCAGGTGGAAGACATCATCCGCATGATTAACGACATGGGGATCCCCGTACACGAGAGTGCTCCGGATGCGGACGCCCTTATGTTGGCCGACGCCGATACCGACGAGGCCGCTGCGGAAGAAGCAGCCGCCGCGTTGGCAGCGGTGGAAACCGATATCGGTCGCACCACTGACCCAGTGCGCATGTACATGCGTGAAATGGGTACGGTCGAGCTTCTGACTCGTGAAGGCGAAATCGAAATCGCCAAGCGTATCGAAGAGGGTATCCGTGAAGTGATGAGCGCAATCGCGCACTTCCCTGGCACGGTTGACCACATTCTCTCCGAGTACACTCGCGTCACCACCGAAGGCGGCCGCCTGTCGGACGTTCTGAGCGGTTATATCGACCCGGACGACGGCATTGCGCCGCCTGCCGAAGTGCCGCCGCCTGTCGAAGCGAAAGTGGCGAAAGCCGACGACGAGACCGACGACGATGAAGCCGAATCTTCCGATGACGAAGAAGAAGCCGAAAGCGGTCCGGATCCGGTCATCGCTGCCCAGCGCTTTGGCGCCGTGGCTGACCAGATGGAAATCACCCGCAAGGCCCTGAAAAAGCACGGTCGCAACAACAAGGCAGCGATTGCCGAGTTGCTCGCACTGGCCGAGCTGTTCATGCCGATCAAACTGGTACCGAAGCAATTCGAAGGCCTGGTCGAGCGTGTTCGCGGCGCCCTGGATCGTCTGCGTCAGCAAGAGCGTGCGATCATGCAACTGTGCGTACGTGATGCACGTATGCCACGCGCTGATTTCCTGCGTCAGTTCCCGAGCAACGAAGTCGACGAAAGCTGGTCCGACGCCCTGGCCAAAGGCAAGAGCAAGTACGCCGAGGCCATCGGTCGCGTACAGCCGGATATCATTCGTTGCCAGCAGAAACTGATCGCGCTGGAAACCGAAACCGGTCTGACCATCGCAGAAATCAAGGACATCAACCGTCGCATGTCGATCGGTGAGGCCAAGGCCCGCCGCGCGAAGAAAGAGATGGTTGAAGCCAACTTGCGTCTGGTGATCTCGATCGCCAAGAAGTACACCAACCGCGGCCTGCAATTCCTCGATCTGATCCAGGAAGGCAACATCGGCTTGATGAAAGCGGTGGACAAGTTCGAATACCGTCGTGGTTACAAGTTCTCGACTTATGCCACCTGGTGGATCCGTCAGGCGATCACTCGCTCGATCGCCGACCAGGCCCGCACCATCCGTATTCCGGTGCACATGATCGAGACGATCAACAAGCTCAACCGTATTTCCCGGCAGATGTTGCAGGAAATGGGTCGCGAACCGACCCCGGAAGAGCTGGGCGAACGTATGGAAATGCCTGAGGACAAGATCCGCAAGGTATTGAAGATCGCTAAAGAGCCGATCTCCATGGAAACGCCGATCGGTGATGACGAAGACTCCCATCTGGGTGACTTCATCGAAGACTCGACCATGCAGTCGCCAATCGATGTCGCCACTGTTGAGAGCCTGAAAGAAGCGACTCGCGAAGTACTGTCCGGCCTCACTGCCCGTGAAGCCAAGGTACTGCGCATGCGTTTCGGTATCGACATGAACACCGACCACACACTCGAAGAAGTGGGCAAACAGTTTGACGTAACGCGTGAGCGGATCCGTCAGATCGAAGCCAAGGCGCTGCGCAAGCTGCGCCACCCGACGCGAAGCGAGCATCTGCGCTCCTTCCTCGACGAGTGA
- the rpsU gene encoding 30S ribosomal protein S21: MPAVKVKENEPFDVALRRFKRSCEKAGVLAEVRSREFYEKPTSERKRKAAAAVKRHAKKVQREQRRAVRLY; the protein is encoded by the coding sequence ATGCCAGCCGTCAAAGTTAAAGAGAACGAACCCTTCGACGTAGCTCTGCGTCGTTTCAAGCGCTCCTGCGAAAAAGCCGGTGTACTGGCTGAAGTTCGTAGCCGCGAATTTTACGAGAAGCCAACTTCTGAGCGTAAGCGCAAAGCAGCAGCCGCTGTTAAGCGTCACGCCAAGAAAGTTCAGCGCGAACAGCGCCGCGCCGTTCGTCTGTACTAA
- the tsaD gene encoding tRNA (adenosine(37)-N6)-threonylcarbamoyltransferase complex transferase subunit TsaD has product MLVLGLETSCDETGVALYDSERGLLADALFSQIDLHRAYGGVVPELASRDHVKRMLPLIRQVLAEADCVPTEIDAIAYTAGPGLVGALLVGASCAQALAFAWGIPALGVHHMEGHLLAPMLEPKPPEFPFVALLVSGGHTQLVQVDAIGQYSLLGETLDDAAGEAFDKTAKMMGLNYPGGPEIAKLAEKGVAGRFTFPRPMCDRPGLQFSFSGLKTSALNAWQQCVSAGDDNEQARCDIALAFQQAVVETLTIKCKRALKQAGMKRLVIAGGVSANKALRVSLEKMLGDMKGDVFYARPEFCTDNGAMIAFAGCQRLQAGQQESLAISVQARWPMEQLSAL; this is encoded by the coding sequence ATGCTAGTACTGGGATTAGAAACCTCCTGCGACGAAACCGGCGTCGCATTATATGACAGTGAACGCGGCCTGCTGGCCGACGCGCTGTTCAGCCAGATCGACCTGCACCGCGCCTATGGCGGCGTGGTGCCGGAGCTGGCCTCGCGAGACCACGTCAAGCGCATGCTGCCCTTGATCCGTCAGGTGTTGGCCGAGGCGGACTGCGTGCCGACCGAGATCGATGCGATCGCCTACACCGCGGGTCCTGGGCTGGTTGGTGCATTGCTCGTGGGGGCTTCCTGCGCCCAGGCGCTGGCGTTTGCCTGGGGCATTCCGGCACTCGGTGTGCACCACATGGAGGGCCACTTGCTGGCGCCGATGCTCGAGCCAAAACCGCCGGAATTCCCGTTCGTCGCTTTGTTGGTCTCCGGCGGTCATACGCAGCTGGTTCAGGTCGATGCCATCGGCCAATACAGTCTGCTCGGCGAGACCCTCGACGATGCCGCCGGCGAAGCGTTCGATAAAACCGCGAAGATGATGGGCCTAAATTATCCGGGCGGGCCGGAAATCGCCAAGTTGGCGGAGAAGGGCGTCGCAGGACGTTTCACCTTTCCGCGTCCGATGTGTGATCGTCCGGGCCTGCAATTCAGCTTCAGTGGTCTGAAAACCTCAGCGCTCAACGCCTGGCAGCAGTGCGTCAGCGCCGGGGACGACAACGAGCAAGCCCGTTGCGACATCGCGCTGGCGTTCCAGCAGGCCGTGGTGGAGACTTTGACCATCAAGTGCAAGCGTGCCCTGAAACAGGCCGGCATGAAACGTCTGGTGATCGCTGGTGGCGTCAGTGCCAACAAAGCCTTGCGCGTTTCGCTGGAAAAGATGCTTGGCGACATGAAGGGTGATGTGTTCTACGCCCGTCCCGAGTTCTGCACCGACAATGGCGCGATGATCGCGTTTGCCGGTTGCCAGCGCTTGCAGGCCGGTCAGCAGGAAAGCCTGGCCATCAGCGTGCAGGCGCGCTGGCCGATGGAGCAGTTGTCGGCGCTGTGA